Part of the Trichoderma asperellum chromosome 1, complete sequence genome is shown below.
ACGCCCTTGCCACATGGCCGCACATAGCTGCCACGCTGTGCTCGCGGGTGGGTAGCATTTGTGCTGTCACCGTGCCGTTTTCAAAGCTGGGCCCAGAAAGACCCATCATTCCGAGCGATGACGGCTCGATTGACTCGGCCCCTAATAAACCGTATGGCATTTCTTTCATCGGGACCAGCTTTCAGGAAGAGAAGTTGTTTAAGATAGCTTACGCCTTTGAGCAGCTGACCCAAGCGCGTAAGAAGGTCCGCCCAATCGTCGCTCCGAGGACTGAGCTGGCAGACTTTTTGGTACACCGAGGTTAATGAGCTTCTTGGTACGTTTGTTCCGACTATTTGCTCTTGTTAGGGCATGGTAGCTAATCTAGAACAAGCGATACGAGTACACCGTTAACCCGGTATCGATCAAAGTGGTTCTTTCTTTCGGCAACAAAAGTCTCGGGTGGTGTGGCCGGCTAGTTTTGCTTGACTTTGATGAACGCGAGTTTTGGCTTGATAGAGATGGTACAGTTGTTTAACTGTATGCATAGCAAAAGGTAAAGGCGGGGATGCTAGGAATTATCGGAGATTAGTTAGCAATTATTTATGGGCGAGTATACGAATATCTTGACATGCGGCAAGATGGCGTGCGAATTGGCTGTGATTTCACCTCCTTTGTAGGGTAGGAGGATTTGAATTGAGTGTTTGTAACCATTGTCCTTGACATAAATGAATAGCAGGTTGCAATAGACATTGTCTTGCATGTGTGACTGTCTCTTGATCGTAACGAAGCTGCACGCAGTCGGTGATTGGGTTGGTGGGTAGAAAGTCTTGGCTGATGAGTAGAAGTCTTTTCCACCCACCAGTTTACGCAGAGGACTGCAAGatattttcctcttcttcttttggattTGACCTAGGGGCAATGACTCAACGATATATTTGTGATTATACGCGAAGGAAATGATATGCAAAAAGCTGGAAAGTTGGCCTTGACGGAAGCTACGAGGTTCTTTGTTGGTTTCGCATCGTTGTAGCACTTGGCCACATCTATAGGTTATGCTTTAAAAGGCAAGACCACCCTGCCAGCTTTGGCTATGGATGCCTACCAGCACATATTAACTCATTTATCCAATAATGCCAATCTCCAATTATCAAAAAGCGTTTCCAATCAATCCCTTAGCAACAATATCACGTCTGGCCAGGAATACCTGGAGCCAGATCCAATGTATACTGCTGACCTCATGCCCAAAGTCAATCAGCAGCCATTGCTTGGTGCCACGACTATCGTGAGTATCCCATTGAAGACGACTGGGATATACtcgagatgagatgaatgaTTGTCCTATTTAATTGAAAATCGGAACACCGTCTTTCCACCTTTCAGCTACATCAACTAACACCCCAGAAGATGTATTGAACAGAGGCGGTGATCACGTGCCCTGAAAGCTGCCCCTCCAAAGCTCCAAGCAAATGCTCCAATGCCCCGCAGCCTGGTATGACGATCTTGGTCAGGCAATCTTTTTGAAAAGTAAACAAATTGCTAGCAGCTCTCTCGACATGGACGAATCAGAGCTGGAACAGGTCAGTCTgtgccaccagcagcattCTAGAATTGTCCAAAAAGTTGTCTTGCTAAACAAACATCATCTGCAGATCCGAAAAGCTCGTCTTGAGCAGCTCAAGGCGCaaggaggaggtggtggcggcggcggaggtgcTCGCTCTGGCGGCGGTTccggccaagaagagaggcAGAGACAGTAAGTTTTTATCTCCATATAGCACCtgtgttaaaaaaaaaagaattaccgtgttgttgaagaagaagatttcaAGCTAAATCAGCCAACTCCCTCCCCGTATAGACAAGCCGAAGAAGCCCGCCAGCAGATCCTCAACCAGATCCTGCACCCCGAAGCTGCGGACCGCCTCGGACGCATCCGCCTCGTCAAGGAGCAGCGCGCAACCGACGTCGAGAACCGCCTGATTACGCTGGCGCAGACCGGTCAGCTGCGGCAGAAAGTGACGGAAGAACAGCTCAAGGAACTGTTGACGGCGGTGGCGGACAACGAGCAGCATGAGAAGATTGTTGTGAGTAGGCGCAAGGGTTgggacgatgacgatgatgatttgCTGGATCTATAAGCGGacatgccttttttttttttcgagtcttttcttttactcaTACGATGTTGATCACGAATAGCTATTTCTCTCCTAGTTCCTACCACGCAAATGGGTGGAGCTGTATAATGCATATttagaaagagagagggagacaAAGGAGACAAAGGAGGTATCAAGTGTATACAGCTTCGTGAGGGTTGATCTGATGAATGGTGTTAAcaaaaacttaaaaagtaCAAGTACACAGTGTCATGAAGGCCGCCCTGACAGCCGGTATAACACAccaaataataaaacaaaaagataaCAAGCCAGCAGTAATCTTGTACAGCCCCTGTGGCAGTGGCATCAGCCATCAACATCAGAAGCCCTTGGCTCTCATTTCCTTCAAccgcctcttctcctccttctctcgcTTGCGAATCGCTCTCAGATCCGGCGGCTGCTCAATTCCCAGCTCTCTTCTCAGGTCCTCTAcatctctctccagctcctcctcccaaAAGACATTGATTATGTCCTTGCTCCTTACGCCGTTCTTAACCGCCCACGGCATGTACACCCCGAAAAAGCGTCGCCTCTCGGCCGGCTTCAGCGTGGCCACGGCCAGCATGCTGAGACCCGTCATGGGCAGCAGCGTGTTGGCGAATTCAAAGGCCTTGAGCGCCACCTCTCCCTCTCGAACCGTGGGCAGACCCGTCAATGCGTGGTAAAAGTCATGACACTCACGGTACCGCTGCATCACGTAGGCGCACTCCTCGTCGTCAATGTACTTTACCTGCGAGCGAGTATCTGGAGACACGCCCTCGCGGTCCAGCCACTCGACGTAGGCGCGGCCCACAGTGTTGGCGGGCAGGGCGCGCAGGGCTGGGATGGACAGAGTCTTGGAGCTGATCCGAGGACGCAGGCGAAGGATGCGGCGGCCGGTGGGATGTGCGAGCATGGCGTCGCGAAGGCGGTAGATAAAGTAAGGGGTTGCCGTAGCTTCGCCAAGGGTGGCTATGAGATCTGCAAGATTCCGCATCAGCTGAGGATTCGAAGCCATCATGTGTTTGATTTTCATCTGCCGCCCTCTCTGTGCCTCTCCTGGCACTTGGGGCTTTGTTCAAGTGACTTGCTCCCGCACTCCAGCccacccccctcccctctccTCACAAGCTTGGTTCCTAATGGGAATCCTAGGACTAGTCTTTCTTTATGGAGGGAAGGTGTCAAATCTTGTCATACAAATCCCATAAAAAGCGAAACGCCCATATTGTTTGCTCTCCTCGGCTAGTGTGGGATATAGACAGGCACCAGAGGAGAGGCAAGGGGAAATGAGAAAACCGGGAACCCGGCATTGCATTGCGCCGTCTTCATGTGGCGTTacaggagaaaaaagaagaatcaaGTAGAATGAATTACAAATAAAATCAAAAGGCATGACGTACCGGCGCGGTAGGGATTGAACAGCGACATGATGCCGGATCCAATGGCCATGCCAGCCTGCTCTATCTTGGTCAGAGGCACATGGCCTGGATACTTGGGCGGTGGCCGGTTGAGCGCAGAGAAATGGCGAACTGCGGCAGTTGCAGTCAATGCTGTGGCCCTAGACGGATGGCAGATTGCAGGTCTTGAGGCACCCAATATTGATCTTGAAGCCAGTCCTGGTGCTGAAGCCGTAGCCCGAAGCCCATGTCCGACTCTAATCAGTGGCGCGTCCATTTTCAGTCTACTTGGTGCAGGGATAGTGCGTCAAGAATGCGGTGGGCCGCGAGCAGCTGAAAATAGGACCAGAGAcaaacaaaaagcaaaagaatggCAAATGTGATGATTGATGGCGGAAGCTGCCGCGTGTGCTCCGAAGCTGTATCTCTCCCCTGTCAAGTCATTAGTCGTGCACACCACCCTGTTTTATGCCTCTTTCTCCCCATTGCTAACCTGGTATAGTCGTTGAATTTCAATTAAAAGGCACAACCTTGCGATAGCTGGGATACTGGGCGGGAATCAGAAGGGGGAAAGAGCTTGACTTGAGGTTGAAAAGAAACTAGTTTCCGAGGATCCAAGATTTTGGGCCGATCGGATGACTGCCGGTTTAGTGACAGTCAAAATGGGCCGACTCAGCTTAGAGCTCAGAAGCTTTTGTGGGGGCCACCAGctagctccagctccagatcCTTGGGCCTGTCCTGTCCAGCACTTCCATCATTCTGATTTTTGTCTTGCTCTGTGCATCTCCTGATCTCATCTCCCCTTGTACATGATCGGCGGGAGGTGCCTGTGTCCTTGTCTCACTGTGTGCTACTGCTCATACATGTGATTCTATCCTCAGGCCCCACAGACACCATATAAGCCAAATACTGCAGTAGCACTACTACGTATGTACCAGTATCATACGAATCGTATCTGTCAAGTACCTAGCCAGTAGCCAGCCAGTCAAGAACTTCAAGTGCCGTGGACCAAAGCAAATTGGGCTCTAGTGCTTTGTGCCCCGAGCCCTATTGAGAAATAAAGTATGGTAGCATTGTGCTCTTGTCTGGCGCATTCCACTCCGTGCCTGCTCGCAAAATACTCACACAAGCACCATGTATTACTACGTTACTCGGGTAGAGACGACACAAACGTGATGTTGCCTTAATTCTTGCTGTCGTCGCGAGGCGCCCCAAAAAAAGCCCCTCGGGGTGATGGCACAAGGCTCATGCTTTTCCCTGACTACTAGCACAGACGTCTCCTCCCGCCGAGGAGATTGATTTGCGGCCAAAGTTCTCATGTCCAAGAGAAACAACGGGGACTGGACAAGATAGATGGGGAGCACCCCACAGATGTGGGAGCACAAATCTAACCCTGCCACTCTGAGAGGAGTCTTTTGGTCCCCGGGCGCATAAGTTGTGTAACGCAATGACATGCTCACGCGCCTTTGTATCTCTTGCTCAGACGAACGGGCGAAAGGGGGGAATAACTTTCCAGCATCTGCATGGACCGGCGTCGTTAGGTATCTGTTGGGGCTTCATTTGGGCGCTTGGATAGGTAGGACAATAGAGCATCTGTGTTGCGTTGATAATTTCAGCTCTGTCTATGAATCTTTGCCTAGTCCTCAGAGAGCCTTATCCTAAACATATCAGATACATACCGttgagagaaggagaaaggcaGCGGCAAGACGACCTCTCCGCTGATACACAACGTGGAAGAAGGTAACAGGAATATACCGTTACATGTCTGAGCGCTTGCTGCTCGCTAGTGTGGTCGTCGTAACATCCACAGATACAGGCACCGACGAAGCTAAGTCGTTCTTCCTGCTTGTTGCTCGGTATTTGGACCTGGTGCATAGATCTCCTCCAGTCTTTTTGGCTGAGCGGCTACGTCTAATATCCTGCTTGGTTGTATTAGTCCTCTTTTCGATCCAATTTGGCTACTAGATTGAGACTCCTGTGGCAGCCCAACAGGAAACGAACAAACTTACTTGGCGTCTACTCGCACcatcattctctctctctctcttctctatttTGCAGTTCTTCACATCATCTTGAGAATACCTTGACTTTGCGGTGACATCTATTCACGGAAGCCTGCATTTCGAGATCGCAC
Proteins encoded:
- a CDS encoding uncharacterized protein (BUSCO:EOG092D4S06), whose amino-acid sequence is MDESELEQIRKARLEQLKAQGGGGGGGGGARSGGGSGQEERQRQQAEEARQQILNQILHPEAADRLGRIRLVKEQRATDVENRLITLAQTGQLRQKVTEEQLKELLTAVADNEQHEKIVVSRRKGWDDDDDDLLDL
- the COQ4 gene encoding Ubiquinone biosynthesis protein (BUSCO:EOG092D3QDK) is translated as MDAPLIRVGHGLRATASAPGLASRSILGASRPAICHPSRATALTATAAVRHFSALNRPPPKYPGHVPLTKIEQAGMAIGSGIMSLFNPYRADLIATLGEATATPYFIYRLRDAMLAHPTGRRILRLRPRISSKTLSIPALRALPANTVGRAYVEWLDREGVSPDTRSQVKYIDDEECAYVMQRYRECHDFYHALTGLPTVREGEVALKAFEFANTLLPMTGLSMLAVATLKPAERRRFFGVYMPWAVKNGVRSKDIINVFWEEELERDVEDLRRELGIEQPPDLRAIRKREKEEKRRLKEMRAKGF